From the genome of Ziziphus jujuba cultivar Dongzao chromosome 6, ASM3175591v1, one region includes:
- the LOC107431087 gene encoding PRA1 family protein B4: MAVQSPAVLPISNSQPTTTTSSTATSVESQPPIATPAFRAFLGHLSDSLRHGLSQRRPWSELVDRNGFAKPESFSEATLRIRKNYSYFRVNYLAVVAAILAVSLLTNPFSLLVLLGLLSAWLFLYLFRPSDQPLVIFGRTFTDTQTLWGLIGLSVFVIFLTSVGSLLISALMVGFAVVCVHGAFRVPEDLFLDEPENNASTGFLSFLSTAASNAATATAPMVAARV, translated from the coding sequence ATGGCGGTTCAATCTCCGGCCGTACTGCCAATCTCAAATTCCCAACCCACAACTACCACTTCATCCACTGCCACCTCCGTCGAATCCCAACCTCCGATCGCCACTCCCGCTTTCCGTGCATTCCTCGGCCACCTCTCCGACTCTCTCCGCCACGGCCTTTCACAGCGCCGTCCTTGGTCTGAGCTCGTTGACCGTAACGGTTTTGCCAAGCCTGAGTCCTTCTCCGAAGCCACTCTTCGTATCCGCAAGAACTATTCCTATTTCCGCGTTAATTACCTCGCCGTCGTCGCCGCTATCCTCGCCGTTTCCCTCCTCACTAACCCTTTTTCCCTTTTGGTCCTCCTTGGTCTCCTCTCCGCGTGGCTCTTCCTCTACCTTTTCCGTCCGTCCGATCAGCCGCTTGTCATCTTTGGCCGTACATTCACCGACACGCAGACACTCTGGGGCTTGATCGGACTCAGCGTGTTCGTGATCTTTCTTACCAGTGTCGGATCGCTCCTGATCTCGGCTCTCATGGTCGGATTCGCTGTTGTCTGTGTCCACGGTGCgtttagggttccggaggaTCTTTTCTTGGATGAGCCGGAGAATAACGCCTCCACTGGATTCCTCTCTTTTCTCAGTACCGCTGCCTCCAATGCCGCCACTGCCACTGCGCCTATGGTCGCTGCACGCGTCTGA